A part of Raphanus sativus cultivar WK10039 unplaced genomic scaffold, ASM80110v3 Scaffold0729, whole genome shotgun sequence genomic DNA contains:
- the LOC130502891 gene encoding uncharacterized protein LOC130502891, translating into MPNIANLDFEPLSVKGDNYLQWALDIEISLGAKGLEECIVEGNESSKKDNAKALMMIRHHIEESLKAQYLTVSNPYELWKELKSRYNHQKTVILPEAMYEWTHLRIQDFKSVNEYNSALFRIVSKMRLCGEKITDKQLLEKTYQTMSSSNMLLQQQYRQKGFKTYSALIACLLLAEQNNELLMKNNDLRPPGTKPVPDAHHASKEGKNNSEANHVQYDQRGRGSSFGRGRGRGGQWRGRGRGGYGRGRYNPYERPNQSSNGRGRGRGNGSTTRPQNTGNSVCHRCGVSNHWAKNCRTPKHLVDLYQESIKGKNPEAHMVYKDGEDDFDHDKDDLMEYETSDILKNDQVD; encoded by the coding sequence ATGCCAAACATTGCAAACTTGGATTTTGAACCCCTAAGTGTAAAGGGTGACAATTACCTTCAGTGGGCTTTAGACATTGAAATCTCCCTCGGAGCCAAAGGCCTAGAGGAGTGTATTGTCGAAGGAAATGAATCAAGTAAGAAAGACAATGCTAAAGCCCTCATGATGATTCGCCATCACATTGAGGAGAGCTTGAAAGCTCAATATCTCACAGTGAGCAATCCATACGAGTTATGGAAAGAGTTGAAATCGAGATATAATCACCAAAAGACTGTGATCCTTCCGGAAGCCATGTATGAATGGACTCATCTCAGGATTCAAGACTTTAAGTCTGTGAATGAATATAACTCAGCCTTGTTCAGGATAGTCTCAAAGATGAGACTATGTGGCGAGAAAATAACTGATAAGCAGCTACTGGAAAAGACTTATCAGACAATGTCATCAAGCAACATGTTGCTCCAGCAACAATATAGGCAGAAAGGTTTCAAGACCTACAGTGCTCTCATAGCCTGCCTATTGCTTGCTGAACAGAATAATGAGTTGCTTATGAAGAATAATGACCTGAGACCACCCGGAACCAAACCTGTTCCTGATGCACATCATGCCTCAAAAGAAGGTAAGAACAACTCCGAAGCTAACCATGTCCAATATGACCAAAGGGGTCGCGGTTCCTCATTTGGAAGAGGTCGCGGCCGTGGAGGTCAGTGGCGAGGACGTGGACGTGGTGGCTATGGGAGAGGGCGTTACAACCCTTATGAGCGCCCAAACCAGTCCAGCAATGGGCGTGGTAGAGGCAGAGGCAATGGGTCGACTACTCGACCACAGAATACAGGAAACTCAGTGTGTCATAGGTGCGGAGTATCTAACCATTGGGCAAAGAACTGCCGAACCCCAAAACACCTGGTTGATCTCTACCAAGAGAGCATCAAAGGCAAGAACCCGGAGGCTCACATGGTATACAAGGATGGCGAGGATGACTTTGATCATGACAAGGATGATCTCATGGAATATGAGACTTCAGACATTCTGAAAAATGACCAAGTTGATTAA
- the LOC130502892 gene encoding uncharacterized protein LOC130502892 gives MNTSGRLKLRGVWKCTKWDNDTPACERSYALKITKDKLCDDLKMMYSYINDPHYLWYTLNNRYSEMFLHKAEKEWREIKFQNYESVNKYDSDLMRIAYTLNLFGESTTNRDKLTKTRETIHPSDAISLYHASKCTTYFDLLDKLLEIEKKKKTKAENIKQFDEILSIHKLRQEFDLSIPEAGEEQTEWTHVDNELDLFIE, from the coding sequence ATGAACACTTCAGGAAGATTAAAACTCAGAGGAGTTTGGAAGTGTACCAAGTGGGATAATGATACCCCTGCGTGTGAGAGGTCGTATGCCCTCAAGATCACGAAGGATAAACTCTGTGATGATCTAAAAATGATGTACAGCTACATCAATGATCCACATTATCTCTGGTATACATTGAACAATAGATACTCAGAAATGTTCTTGCATAAAGCAGAAAAAGAATGGCGAGAAATAAAGTTCCAGAATTATGAATCTGTGAACAAGTATGACTCTGACCTTATGAGAATCGCCTACACTCTCAACCTATTTGGAGAGTCGACAACCAACAGGGATAAGCTCACCAAGACTCGTGAGACTATCCATCCGAGTGATGCGATATCTTTATATCACGCCAGTAAGTGTACTACTTACTTTGATCTACTCGACAAACTGTTGGAAattgagaagaaaaagaaaacaaaggcaGAGAACATCAAGCAATTTGATGAGATCTTAAGCATACATAAGCTGAGACAAGAGTTTGATTTGAGTATTCCTGAAGCTGGAGAAGAACAAACCGAGTGGACTCATGTAGATAATGAGCTTGATCTATTCATTGAATAA